A region from the Tahibacter amnicola genome encodes:
- a CDS encoding ligand-binding sensor domain-containing diguanylate cyclase, producing MTGSHHRRQHWLSIAAGLLCWVAGIARAVGAADATAAGVIDETAGAPVARAGAAPWSRLAQPVFDHLTPAQGLPNIVATAIAEDSDGFLWVGTYGGLARWDGYRFHVYERQSQNPRGLPDNFIQALHRDVRGTLWIGTSAAGLVRYERETDAFTALPVSADGISHASVRAIADDGDGGLWVGSNGGLDRLDAQGRAVGHWRHDPADPESLPHDRVLTLLRDRRGSVWVGTENGLVRLDASSGRFQRITIPHLDGLHAAIWSLALDEQDRVWVGTFRHGAFLVVPGVSEPVVLAPAQPRDAADFRASQIAAIVDSGADDMWLGTFGQGIFVVNKHSLQMRRVQHDPALESTLADDSIRAMHRDQSGLIWSATHRGLSRHAPGRGAVDTVFGGGRAGAGLSGADASWLYENDDGRVWVGFHKNGIDIVDPASGSLTPVRPDVSRPDEALPNDIVLAMVGGDDGEVFVGTFRGLYRVSRDGGKVRRMHLAGRPSEAPAWALLRRGGVLWVGGFSDGLWRLDLASDATQRVAATGPGALSDQRVFAMADAGDGTFWVGTRNGLDRYDPASGVVERLQADPMTQGRLAAGFITALQKDARQRLWIGTFGGGLHRMDSNTLAGNRHLQRITLADGLPNDNVDGIVEADDGHLWVSTDDGVAVVDPTANAVRALHRADGLAITTYWTGSATRTRTGDVLFGGTGGVTVVRPHQLGQWNYRPPVVLTDVRLGGYSLALGPYNADMARPIVVPPDAGSIAVEFAALDYSAPERTRYAFRLRGVSDDWIPVDPVRRVAAFTNLAPGSYAMVLRATSRSGATSERHVPIVVMPAWHQTWWFRVALAIGVVGVMLALVHIRTAFLRRRRDELERKVLERTLQLQAASRALEDASLTDPLTGLRNRRFLSQQAADIVRQSLEKYRRAPGEATPRGDANDLVILLVDIDHFKYVNDDHGHGAGDYLLVQIARRIQAVLGPRDHAVRWGGEEFLVLARCPHQQAAELAEVIRRIVAATPFEVGKAVCFHKTCSVGFACIPFVPLAPEALGWEDVTDIADIALYAAKRAGRDGWVGLQAETRFASDLTIEQLKRAPAHLVDRGVLRVVSSFPQEVVRTALSSGL from the coding sequence ATGACTGGGAGCCATCATCGTCGTCAGCATTGGCTGTCGATCGCGGCGGGATTGCTGTGCTGGGTGGCGGGCATCGCCCGCGCCGTGGGCGCGGCTGACGCCACGGCGGCTGGCGTGATCGACGAGACGGCCGGTGCCCCGGTTGCGCGCGCGGGAGCGGCGCCCTGGTCCCGGCTGGCCCAGCCCGTATTTGACCACCTCACGCCGGCGCAGGGCCTGCCCAATATCGTCGCTACCGCCATCGCCGAGGACAGCGACGGCTTCCTGTGGGTTGGTACCTACGGTGGCCTGGCGCGCTGGGATGGCTACCGTTTTCATGTCTATGAGCGGCAGAGCCAGAATCCGCGCGGCCTGCCGGACAACTTCATCCAGGCTCTGCATCGCGATGTGCGGGGCACCCTGTGGATTGGCACCAGCGCCGCCGGCCTGGTGCGCTACGAACGCGAGACGGATGCGTTCACCGCGTTGCCGGTCAGCGCCGACGGCATCAGTCACGCCAGCGTGCGCGCTATCGCGGATGACGGCGACGGCGGCCTGTGGGTGGGCAGCAACGGCGGGCTGGACCGGCTCGATGCCCAGGGCCGCGCGGTCGGACACTGGCGCCACGATCCGGCCGATCCGGAAAGCCTGCCGCATGACCGCGTGCTGACGCTGCTGCGTGACCGGCGCGGCAGCGTCTGGGTGGGCACGGAAAACGGTCTGGTGCGGCTCGACGCCAGCAGCGGGCGTTTCCAGCGGATCACCATTCCACACCTGGACGGCCTGCACGCGGCCATCTGGAGCCTGGCCCTGGATGAGCAGGACCGCGTCTGGGTCGGCACTTTCCGCCACGGCGCGTTCCTGGTGGTGCCGGGCGTATCGGAGCCGGTCGTGCTGGCGCCCGCGCAGCCGCGCGACGCGGCGGATTTCCGGGCGTCGCAGATCGCGGCCATTGTCGACAGTGGTGCGGACGACATGTGGCTGGGCACCTTTGGGCAGGGCATCTTCGTCGTCAACAAACACAGTTTGCAGATGCGCCGGGTGCAGCACGATCCCGCGCTGGAATCCACGCTCGCGGATGACTCGATCCGTGCCATGCACCGCGATCAGTCGGGGCTGATCTGGAGTGCGACGCACCGGGGATTGAGTCGTCACGCGCCGGGTCGTGGTGCGGTCGACACCGTGTTCGGCGGCGGCCGTGCGGGTGCCGGCTTGTCCGGTGCGGACGCCAGCTGGCTGTATGAAAATGACGACGGACGGGTCTGGGTCGGTTTCCACAAGAACGGCATCGACATCGTCGATCCTGCCAGTGGCTCGCTGACGCCGGTGCGGCCGGACGTGTCGCGGCCTGACGAGGCCTTGCCCAACGACATCGTGCTGGCGATGGTGGGCGGTGACGACGGCGAGGTCTTCGTCGGTACCTTCCGCGGGCTCTACCGCGTGAGCCGGGACGGCGGAAAGGTGCGCCGCATGCACCTGGCGGGACGACCCTCCGAGGCTCCGGCGTGGGCGCTGCTACGGCGCGGAGGCGTTCTGTGGGTGGGCGGATTCTCCGATGGGCTCTGGCGCCTGGATCTCGCCAGTGATGCTACACAACGAGTAGCCGCAACGGGGCCCGGAGCCTTGAGTGATCAGCGGGTCTTTGCGATGGCCGATGCGGGTGACGGCACCTTCTGGGTCGGCACGCGAAACGGGCTGGATCGCTACGACCCCGCGTCGGGCGTGGTCGAACGCCTGCAGGCGGACCCCATGACCCAGGGGCGGCTGGCGGCCGGGTTCATCACCGCGTTGCAGAAGGACGCACGCCAGCGGTTGTGGATCGGCACCTTTGGCGGCGGCCTGCACCGGATGGATTCGAACACCCTGGCGGGAAACCGGCATCTGCAACGGATCACGCTGGCCGATGGCCTGCCCAATGACAACGTGGATGGCATCGTCGAAGCCGATGACGGTCACCTGTGGGTCAGCACCGACGACGGCGTGGCCGTCGTGGACCCAACGGCCAACGCCGTACGCGCACTGCACCGCGCCGACGGACTGGCCATCACGACGTACTGGACCGGCTCGGCGACGCGGACTCGCACCGGCGATGTGCTCTTCGGTGGCACCGGCGGCGTGACCGTGGTTCGTCCTCACCAGCTCGGGCAATGGAACTACCGCCCGCCGGTGGTCCTTACGGATGTGCGCCTGGGCGGCTATTCGCTCGCCCTGGGCCCCTACAACGCGGATATGGCGCGGCCGATCGTGGTGCCGCCGGACGCGGGAAGCATCGCGGTGGAATTTGCCGCGCTGGACTACTCGGCACCCGAGCGCACGCGCTACGCGTTCCGGCTGCGCGGCGTCAGCGACGACTGGATTCCTGTCGATCCGGTGCGTCGCGTGGCCGCGTTTACCAATCTGGCGCCCGGCAGCTACGCGATGGTGCTGCGGGCAACGTCGCGTTCCGGTGCGACCTCCGAGCGCCATGTGCCAATCGTCGTCATGCCGGCCTGGCACCAGACCTGGTGGTTCCGGGTCGCGCTGGCAATCGGTGTGGTTGGCGTGATGCTGGCGCTGGTACATATCCGAACCGCATTCCTGCGCCGCCGCCGGGACGAGCTGGAACGCAAGGTGCTCGAGCGCACGCTGCAACTGCAGGCCGCCTCGCGCGCCCTGGAAGATGCCAGTCTCACCGATCCGCTCACCGGCCTGCGCAATCGCCGTTTCCTGAGCCAGCAGGCCGCGGACATCGTGCGGCAGTCGCTGGAGAAGTACCGCCGCGCGCCCGGCGAGGCCACCCCCCGCGGCGATGCCAACGACCTGGTCATCCTCCTGGTCGACATCGATCACTTCAAATACGTCAATGACGATCACGGCCACGGCGCGGGCGATTATCTCCTGGTGCAGATCGCCCGTCGCATCCAGGCGGTGCTCGGTCCGCGTGATCATGCCGTGCGCTGGGGCGGGGAGGAGTTCCTGGTGCTGGCGCGCTGCCCGCACCAGCAGGCGGCCGAGCTCGCCGAGGTGATCCGCCGCATTGTGGCTGCTACGCCATTTGAAGTCGGCAAGGCCGTCTGCTTCCACAAGACCTGTTCCGTCGGCTTCGCCTGCATTCCCTTCGTGCCGCTGGCCCCCGAGGCGCTGGGATGGGAAGACGTCACTGACATCGCCGATATCGCACTCTATGCCGCCAAACGCGCCGGTCGCGATGGCTGGGTCGGCCTGCAGGCGGAAACGCGATTCGCCTCGGACCTGACCATCGAACAGCTCAAGCGGGCTCCGGCCCATCTGGTCGACCGCGGCGTGCTACGCGTCGTGTCGAGCTTCCCCCAAGAGGTTGTGCGTACGGCCCTGTCCAGTGGCCTGTAG
- a CDS encoding sensor histidine kinase has product MAQRRPLSLQARSTLAAGMALAAFLGVTGFALDQAYYDAAVAGMRDRLQSYVYAYLAGSDVLRGTKLLPPETLPDPEFNRPGSGLYAVIIGEAPTLHWESPSALGRELAFDSRLAVGETRFDGPIDNSVGRVFVFSQGVSWEVDERKPVTLTVHVAESEQQFHRQVAAFRRTLARWLGALAVVLLLLQIALLRWGLSPLRRMVRDVDDVMNGDAERLPGLYPMELTPLTESLNELIDFGREQLDRYRNTMSDLAHSLKTPLAVLRSELDSERGYDSLRNTVADQSQRMHDIVSYQLSRATASRHQVFSTPLAIEQAAEGIVGSLEKVYAAKRILCEFEIDPDARFYGSQGDLMELLGNLLENAFKWASRRVTLTAHVVKAPRMRRAGLELRVEDDGPGIPPEKVEHLLQRGVRGDERVQGHGIGLAIVQDIIKGYRGTLAVHRSDALGGAAFVVRFEAA; this is encoded by the coding sequence ATGGCGCAGCGCCGTCCGCTGTCGCTGCAGGCGCGATCGACCCTGGCTGCGGGCATGGCGCTCGCCGCCTTCCTTGGTGTCACCGGCTTTGCCCTCGACCAGGCGTACTACGACGCCGCGGTCGCGGGCATGCGCGATCGGCTGCAGAGCTATGTCTATGCCTACCTGGCAGGTTCCGACGTGCTGCGCGGAACCAAGCTGCTGCCGCCGGAAACCCTGCCTGATCCGGAATTCAACCGCCCCGGTTCGGGCCTGTACGCGGTCATCATTGGCGAGGCGCCGACGCTGCACTGGGAGTCGCCCTCGGCGCTGGGCCGCGAGCTGGCATTCGATTCGCGCCTGGCGGTGGGTGAAACCCGCTTCGACGGACCCATCGACAACTCCGTCGGCCGTGTCTTCGTCTTCAGCCAGGGCGTGAGCTGGGAGGTGGACGAACGCAAGCCGGTCACGCTGACCGTGCACGTGGCCGAAAGCGAACAGCAGTTTCACCGCCAGGTGGCCGCATTCCGTCGCACGCTGGCGCGTTGGCTGGGTGCGCTCGCGGTCGTGCTCCTGTTGCTGCAGATCGCATTGCTGCGCTGGGGCCTGAGCCCGCTGCGCCGCATGGTGCGCGACGTGGACGACGTCATGAACGGCGATGCCGAGCGATTGCCGGGCCTGTATCCGATGGAGCTCACGCCGCTGACGGAAAGCCTCAACGAGCTGATCGATTTCGGACGCGAACAGCTCGATCGCTACCGCAACACCATGTCAGACCTGGCGCACAGCCTTAAAACGCCGCTGGCGGTGCTGCGCAGTGAACTCGACAGCGAACGCGGCTACGACAGCCTGCGCAATACCGTGGCGGACCAGTCGCAGCGCATGCATGACATCGTCTCCTACCAGCTGTCGCGAGCGACCGCCTCGCGCCACCAGGTATTCTCCACCCCGCTGGCGATCGAGCAGGCGGCCGAGGGCATCGTGGGCAGCCTGGAGAAGGTGTACGCGGCCAAGCGTATCCTGTGCGAATTCGAGATCGACCCGGATGCGCGCTTCTACGGTTCCCAGGGCGATCTGATGGAACTGCTGGGCAATCTGCTCGAGAACGCGTTCAAGTGGGCGTCGCGGCGCGTGACGCTGACCGCCCACGTGGTCAAGGCGCCGCGCATGCGCCGCGCCGGCCTTGAGCTGCGCGTGGAGGATGACGGCCCCGGCATTCCGCCGGAAAAGGTGGAGCACCTGCTGCAGCGCGGCGTGCGTGGCGACGAGCGGGTGCAGGGGCACGGCATCGGGCTGGCCATCGTGCAGGACATCATCAAGGGGTATCGCGGTACGCTCGCGGTACACCGTTCCGATGCACTGGGCGGCGCGGCGTTCGTGGTGCGATTTGAGGCCGCATGA
- a CDS encoding response regulator transcription factor, giving the protein MRVLLVEDEAPLRETLAARLKREGYAVDCAADGDEGLYLGREMPFDVAVIDLGLPKRPGMDLVKALRDDGQRYPILILTARSSWQDKVEGLKAGADDYLVKPFHVEELLARLNALVRRATGWTKPVLECGPVLLDTTAQSITVEGKPVDLTSYEYKVLEYLMLHAGELVSKADLTEHIYQQDFDRDSNVLEVFIGRLRRKLDPEGHLKPIETVRGRGYRFAIPRSDVAAE; this is encoded by the coding sequence ATGCGAGTGCTGCTGGTCGAGGATGAAGCGCCACTGCGCGAAACACTGGCGGCGCGGCTCAAGCGCGAAGGCTATGCGGTCGATTGCGCCGCCGACGGCGACGAGGGCCTTTACCTCGGCCGCGAGATGCCCTTCGACGTCGCCGTGATCGACCTGGGGCTGCCCAAGCGTCCGGGCATGGACCTGGTCAAAGCCCTGCGCGACGACGGCCAGCGCTACCCCATCCTGATCCTCACCGCGCGGTCCAGCTGGCAGGACAAGGTCGAAGGCCTCAAGGCCGGCGCCGACGACTACCTGGTCAAGCCGTTCCATGTCGAGGAACTGCTGGCCCGCCTCAATGCCCTCGTACGTCGCGCCACCGGCTGGACCAAGCCGGTTCTCGAATGTGGTCCGGTGCTGCTGGATACCACGGCACAGAGCATCACCGTTGAAGGCAAGCCGGTCGACCTGACCAGCTACGAATACAAGGTGCTCGAATACCTCATGCTGCATGCGGGCGAGCTGGTTTCCAAGGCCGATCTCACCGAGCACATCTACCAGCAGGATTTCGACCGCGACTCCAACGTGCTGGAAGTCTTCATCGGCCGCCTGCGCCGCAAGCTCGATCCGGAAGGTCACCTCAAGCCGATCGAGACAGTGCGTGGACGCGGCTACCGCTTCGCCATCCCGCGCAGCGACGTAGCGGCCGAGTAA
- a CDS encoding PepSY domain-containing protein, whose translation MRYVIVHTLRICCLVALIAASAPAIAQLTLEEAVERVQKEIQCRVLKAEELTVGRKKLYRIKLLTRDGRVQVVKISAEEPKESR comes from the coding sequence ATGCGGTACGTGATCGTCCACACCCTGCGAATCTGCTGCCTGGTCGCGCTGATCGCGGCCAGCGCGCCGGCCATCGCCCAGCTCACGCTGGAAGAGGCCGTCGAGCGGGTGCAGAAGGAGATCCAGTGCCGTGTCCTCAAGGCCGAGGAGCTCACCGTCGGACGCAAAAAACTGTACCGGATCAAGCTTCTGACCCGTGACGGTCGCGTGCAGGTGGTGAAGATATCCGCTGAAGAACCCAAGGAGAGTCGATAA
- a CDS encoding arginine deiminase-related protein yields MITRSLDEFRRFWPTAAPDGPRCATAAFLVTPLGFHLAEQSATDNRYMAMQSSVDAGGALVEHAQLSRRVSTVLPTISFPGDAATPDAVFPNNVFATAPGTVIIGNMRHEVRRREARRADIRGFFRDALKYKEVDLSAVGAAAELTGSLVIDRARGIGYCGLGERCDEAGAAAMHEAFGLRFTLCFDLAEGEYHTNVVLSVLAGRAIVIAPDGFADAAVAEAIAAAYAPGVVRLTTRQKADYAGNCIALSEDSVWMSARAAGALAEDQRRLLAEQGFRIEAVAMPEIEKAGGSLRCCVGEIY; encoded by the coding sequence GTGATCACGCGTTCGCTTGACGAGTTCCGCCGCTTCTGGCCGACGGCCGCCCCGGATGGTCCGCGCTGCGCCACCGCGGCATTTCTCGTGACGCCACTGGGTTTTCACCTGGCCGAGCAGTCGGCGACGGACAACCGCTACATGGCGATGCAGTCGTCGGTGGATGCCGGCGGTGCCCTGGTCGAGCACGCGCAGTTGAGCCGTCGCGTGAGCACGGTGTTGCCGACGATCAGTTTCCCGGGCGATGCGGCGACGCCGGACGCGGTATTCCCCAACAATGTGTTCGCCACCGCGCCCGGCACGGTGATCATCGGCAACATGCGCCATGAGGTGCGGCGTCGCGAAGCGCGCCGCGCGGACATCCGCGGATTCTTCCGGGATGCTTTGAAATATAAAGAAGTGGATTTATCTGCAGTGGGCGCCGCGGCGGAGCTGACCGGCAGCCTCGTGATCGACCGGGCGCGCGGAATCGGCTACTGCGGCCTGGGCGAACGCTGCGACGAGGCGGGCGCCGCCGCGATGCATGAGGCCTTCGGCCTGCGCTTCACGCTGTGCTTCGACCTGGCCGAGGGCGAATACCACACCAATGTCGTGCTGTCGGTGCTGGCCGGGCGCGCCATCGTCATTGCGCCGGACGGCTTCGCCGATGCGGCGGTGGCCGAGGCGATCGCGGCTGCCTACGCGCCCGGCGTGGTGCGCCTGACAACGCGCCAGAAGGCCGATTACGCCGGCAATTGCATTGCGCTGTCGGAAGATTCCGTCTGGATGAGTGCGCGTGCGGCTGGTGCGCTTGCGGAGGATCAGCGCCGCCTGCTTGCCGAGCAGGGATTCCGCATCGAGGCGGTCGCCATGCCCGAGATCGAGAAGGCTGGTGGCAGCCTGCGCTGCTGCGTCGGCGAGATCTACTGA
- the dusA gene encoding tRNA dihydrouridine(20/20a) synthase DusA, with translation MSDQDLQQQTHPWRLCVAPMMDWTDRHCRYFHRLLSPHSRLYTEMVTAAALTHGDRAHLLEHSAFEQPVALQLGGSDPAELAQAARYGAQAGYVEINLNVGCPSDRVQSGRFGACLMREPALVADCVIAMREAVDVPVTVKCRIGVDDQDDYADLQHFAQRMIGAGVQTLIVHARKAWLQGLSPKENREIPPLNYERVYQLKRDFPALCIVINGGITQPEEVSQHLAQVDGVMLGRAAYHDPYVLARTEYHLHGLPLPERDAVLHAMIPYIEAERARGTALKHIARHLLGLYQGLPGARAFRRILSERAHRNDAGIDVLLAAMASRHLPAAA, from the coding sequence ATGTCAGACCAAGACCTTCAACAGCAGACCCATCCCTGGCGCCTGTGCGTCGCCCCGATGATGGACTGGACCGACCGGCATTGCCGCTATTTCCACAGGTTGCTTTCGCCGCATTCGCGGCTGTACACCGAGATGGTCACCGCGGCGGCGCTGACGCATGGCGACCGTGCACATCTGCTCGAACACAGTGCGTTCGAGCAGCCGGTCGCGCTGCAGCTGGGGGGCTCTGATCCGGCCGAGCTGGCGCAGGCGGCGCGGTACGGCGCGCAGGCGGGGTATGTCGAGATCAACCTCAATGTGGGATGTCCGTCCGACCGCGTGCAGTCGGGGCGCTTTGGCGCCTGCCTGATGCGCGAGCCGGCGCTGGTTGCCGACTGCGTGATCGCCATGCGCGAGGCAGTGGATGTGCCGGTGACGGTGAAATGCCGGATCGGCGTGGACGACCAGGATGACTACGCCGACCTGCAGCATTTTGCGCAACGCATGATCGGTGCCGGCGTCCAGACCCTGATCGTGCATGCGCGCAAGGCGTGGCTGCAGGGCCTGTCACCCAAGGAGAATCGCGAGATTCCGCCGCTCAACTACGAGCGCGTGTACCAGCTCAAGCGCGATTTTCCGGCATTGTGCATCGTGATCAACGGCGGCATCACGCAGCCGGAAGAAGTCTCGCAGCATCTGGCGCAGGTGGACGGTGTGATGCTGGGGCGCGCGGCGTACCATGATCCGTACGTCCTTGCGCGCACCGAGTACCACCTGCACGGCCTGCCGCTGCCCGAACGCGATGCGGTACTGCACGCCATGATTCCCTACATCGAAGCCGAGCGCGCACGCGGTACGGCGCTCAAGCACATCGCCCGCCATCTGCTCGGCCTGTACCAGGGCTTGCCTGGTGCCCGCGCCTTCCGGCGCATTCTGAGCGAACGGGCCCATCGCAACGATGCGGGCATCGACGTGCTGCTCGCCGCGATGGCGTCGCGCCACCTGCCTGCTGCTGCCTGA
- a CDS encoding type IV toxin-antitoxin system AbiEi family antitoxin domain-containing protein, whose translation MTVSRRITHILRLAHDKGLLRPVDLEAAGIPRVYLTRLIARGLLEKVGRGVYRLGGSEGSELEGLQLVASKVPQAVFCLLTALQFHELTTQLPRRVWITLPRGSHLPKLDHPPLKMIQASGDAYASGVEIHTVNNVELRVFCIAKTIADCFKHRSKIGIDAAIEALKEAKTRGVTNDSLWHFAKICRVTHVMRPYLQALE comes from the coding sequence ATGACTGTCAGTCGCCGCATCACTCATATTCTTCGCCTGGCACACGACAAAGGACTGCTGCGCCCGGTAGACCTCGAGGCGGCCGGAATTCCGCGCGTCTATCTGACACGCCTGATCGCGCGAGGGCTGCTGGAGAAGGTCGGCCGCGGCGTCTATCGGCTTGGGGGAAGCGAGGGGTCCGAGCTGGAAGGATTGCAGCTGGTTGCCAGCAAGGTGCCACAAGCGGTCTTTTGTCTGCTGACGGCTTTGCAGTTTCATGAGCTGACCACGCAGCTTCCCCGTCGCGTCTGGATCACCCTGCCCAGGGGTAGCCATCTGCCAAAGCTGGATCATCCGCCACTAAAGATGATTCAGGCGTCGGGTGATGCCTATGCATCCGGCGTAGAGATCCATACGGTAAATAATGTAGAGCTCCGCGTTTTCTGCATTGCAAAGACCATCGCCGATTGCTTCAAGCACCGAAGCAAAATTGGAATAGATGCAGCGATTGAGGCGTTGAAGGAAGCCAAGACGCGCGGTGTGACCAACGATAGTCTTTGGCACTTCGCCAAAATCTGTCGCGTTACGCACGTAATGCGTCCCTACCTACAAGCATTGGAATGA
- a CDS encoding nucleotidyl transferase AbiEii/AbiGii toxin family protein: MKTNLAASVRARLLLVAKRDATDFNQVLIRFALERLLYRLGISRHADRFLLKGALLFTLWYAMPHRSTRDADLLGSGPCDLDTVRATFQEIAAMDGHDGLMFDPVSVTADPIRKDTGYAGVRLLISASLTTARVKAQVDVGFGDAVTPGPVAATYPVLLDDLPAPTLRTYPVYTVIAEKLHAIALLGMANTRLKDYFDLKVLLEREAIDHDVLADAVSATFARRGMRVPADTPVGLTTEFSRDESRRTQWTAFLRKNELAAIPLEETVNFLRDVLSPALSDAQLRT, translated from the coding sequence ATGAAAACCAATCTAGCCGCATCAGTACGCGCACGACTGCTACTCGTCGCCAAACGCGACGCCACTGATTTCAACCAGGTACTCATTCGATTCGCGCTCGAACGTCTGCTCTATCGGCTTGGGATCTCCCGCCATGCCGATCGATTTCTACTGAAAGGCGCGCTGTTGTTCACGCTGTGGTACGCCATGCCGCACCGTTCCACCCGCGATGCCGACCTGCTCGGTTCTGGACCATGCGATCTCGACACTGTCCGGGCGACCTTCCAGGAAATCGCCGCCATGGATGGACACGACGGTCTCATGTTTGATCCAGTCAGCGTCACTGCCGACCCCATTCGCAAGGACACCGGCTACGCCGGCGTGCGTTTGCTGATCAGCGCTTCACTTACTACCGCACGCGTAAAAGCGCAGGTGGATGTAGGCTTTGGCGACGCTGTCACACCGGGGCCAGTCGCGGCTACATACCCCGTACTGCTCGATGATCTGCCTGCTCCAACGTTGCGGACCTATCCGGTCTATACCGTCATCGCTGAAAAGCTGCACGCGATCGCCTTGCTCGGCATGGCGAATACGCGACTGAAAGATTACTTCGACCTGAAAGTGCTGTTGGAACGGGAAGCAATAGACCACGACGTACTTGCCGATGCTGTCTCGGCCACGTTTGCGCGCCGGGGAATGCGTGTTCCCGCCGACACGCCCGTCGGACTCACCACCGAGTTCTCACGGGACGAAAGCCGACGGACACAGTGGACAGCATTTCTCCGGAAGAACGAGCTGGCGGCCATTCCCCTGGAAGAAACAGTGAACTTTCTGAGGGACGTGCTCTCACCCGCGCTCTCGGACGCACAGTTGCGCACGTAG
- a CDS encoding ATP-binding protein, with protein sequence MRNPFSLAPKYEKYRVSLEEALADDLYKRAAVPAVLFIPGLYLYYLVLAEAVTRRPALGWIFVLMSLLLFPRVLSILRAAQIKRRFPNPRTRIELFALGSATYGTCWAALNLTAAPVITAEELALMAVTTAGITASGMVGMNASVTSYLFSVVPNVASIIVVGAIGPPMQNRTMFVVIMSVFLLTLILISIAMHVKGRNALLLQIQIAEAYANMQEAHLQLQAEVAERVAAEHALAQRNHELEQLNRELTDTQSQLLQSEKMASVGQLAAGVAHEINNPIAFVRSNLHTLKGYMESILAGIETVRTASGGAAEVEAAELEFLREDIPSLLEESIEGATRVEKIVKDLKEFSHVDEAEWQKVDLHAGLETTLNVAAHEIKYKAEVIRDYGELPLVECLPFQINQVFLNLLVNAAHAIDSRGTITVRTGVDEDVAWVQVVDTGRGIEPAVVHRIFEPFFTTKPVGVGTGLGLSVSYGIVQKHGGTIEVASKVGVGSIFTVRLPIRGHRT encoded by the coding sequence ATGCGCAATCCATTTTCGCTGGCGCCAAAGTACGAAAAATACCGGGTCTCATTGGAGGAAGCCCTCGCCGACGATCTCTACAAGCGCGCAGCCGTTCCGGCGGTGCTGTTCATTCCGGGGCTGTATCTGTACTACCTCGTCCTCGCCGAGGCCGTGACGCGACGTCCGGCGCTGGGGTGGATCTTCGTCCTGATGAGCCTGCTGCTGTTTCCACGCGTCCTGTCCATCCTGCGGGCCGCTCAGATCAAACGGCGGTTCCCGAATCCACGCACACGCATCGAACTCTTCGCGCTGGGATCGGCCACGTATGGTACGTGCTGGGCGGCACTCAACCTGACCGCAGCCCCGGTGATCACGGCCGAAGAGCTCGCCCTGATGGCGGTCACCACTGCCGGCATCACCGCCTCCGGCATGGTCGGCATGAATGCCAGCGTCACCAGCTACCTGTTCTCGGTGGTTCCCAACGTGGCATCGATCATCGTCGTTGGTGCGATCGGCCCGCCGATGCAGAACCGCACGATGTTCGTGGTGATCATGAGCGTGTTCCTGCTGACACTCATCCTGATCTCGATCGCGATGCACGTGAAAGGACGCAATGCGCTGCTGCTGCAGATCCAGATCGCCGAGGCCTACGCGAACATGCAGGAGGCGCATCTGCAGCTGCAGGCCGAGGTTGCCGAGCGCGTCGCGGCCGAGCACGCGCTCGCACAGCGCAATCACGAACTCGAACAGCTCAATCGCGAGCTGACGGATACGCAGAGCCAGTTGCTTCAGTCAGAGAAGATGGCGTCGGTGGGCCAGCTGGCCGCCGGCGTCGCGCACGAGATCAACAACCCGATCGCCTTCGTGCGCTCGAACCTGCACACGCTCAAGGGTTATATGGAGAGCATCCTCGCCGGCATCGAGACCGTGCGCACCGCATCGGGCGGCGCGGCCGAAGTGGAAGCCGCCGAGCTGGAGTTCCTGCGCGAAGACATCCCCTCGCTGCTGGAGGAATCCATCGAAGGCGCGACGCGCGTGGAGAAGATCGTCAAGGATCTCAAAGAGTTCTCACACGTCGACGAGGCCGAATGGCAAAAAGTGGATTTGCACGCGGGGCTGGAAACCACGCTCAACGTCGCCGCACATGAGATCAAGTACAAGGCCGAGGTGATTCGCGACTACGGCGAACTGCCCCTGGTGGAGTGCCTGCCGTTCCAGATCAACCAGGTGTTCCTGAATCTCCTGGTCAATGCCGCGCACGCCATCGACAGCCGCGGCACGATCACCGTACGTACCGGCGTCGACGAGGACGTTGCCTGGGTTCAGGTCGTCGATACAGGACGCGGCATCGAACCGGCCGTCGTCCATCGCATCTTCGAACCCTTCTTCACCACCAAGCCCGTGGGCGTCGGCACCGGACTGGGGCTGTCGGTGTCCTATGGCATCGTGCAGAAACACGGCGGCACGATCGAGGTGGCCAGCAAGGTGGGGGTGGGCTCGATCTTCACCGTGCGCCTGCCGATCCGCGGGCACCGCACGTGA